The Vicia villosa cultivar HV-30 ecotype Madison, WI linkage group LG1, Vvil1.0, whole genome shotgun sequence genome includes a region encoding these proteins:
- the LOC131643951 gene encoding probable protein disulfide-isomerase A6: MEKFQIWRSIALAAFAFVLLSQSVSADDVVVLSEDNFEKEVGQDKGALVEFYAPWCGHCKKLAPEYEKLGNSFKKAKSVLIGKVDCDDHKSVCTKYGVSGYPTIQWFPKGSLEPKKFEGPRTAESLAEFINTEAGTNVKIAAAPSSVMVLTPETFNEVVLDETKDVLVEFYAPWCGHCKSLAPIYEKVALAFKTEDEVVIANLDADKYRDLAEKYEVSGFPTLKFFPKGNKAGEDYGGGRDLDDFVAFINEKSGTRRDSKGQLTSEAGIVENLDVLVKEFVAANDEEKKAVFAKIEEEVGKLQGSSSRYGKIYLKTAKSYLEKGSDYAKKEIQRLERILEKSISPAKADEFTLKKNILSTYDA, encoded by the exons atggagAAGTTTCAGATCTGGAGAAGTATAGCTTTGGCCGCGTTCGCGTTTGTTCTTCTCTCCCAATCGGTGTCCGCAGACGACGTCGTTGTGCTCTCTGAAGATAATTTCGAGAAGGAAGTTGGTCAAGATAAAGGAGCTCTCGTTGAGTTCTACGCCCCTTG GTGTGGACACTGCAAAAAGCTAGCTCCAGAATATGAAAAGCTCGGTAACAGTTTTAAGAAAGCTAAATCTGTTTTGATTGGCAAG GTGGACTGTGATGACCATAAGAGTGTGTGCACCAAATATGGAGTCTCTGGGTACCCAACGATTCAGTGGTTTCCAAAAGGATCTCTGGAACCCAAAAA GTTTGAAGGGCCACGCACTGCCGAATCACTTGCCGAGTTTATAAATACAGAAGCAG GAACTAATGTAAAGATTGCTGCAGCTCCGTCTAGTGTAATGGTGCTAACACCTGAAACCTTCAACGAAGTTGTCTTGGATGAAACCAAAGATGTCTTGGTTGAGTTTTATGCACCATG GTGTGGACATTGCAAAAGTCTTGCTCCT ATTTATGAAAAAGTTGCCTTAGCTTTTAAAACAGAAGATGAGGTAGTGATTGCAAATTTGGATGCCGACAAATATAGGGACCTGGCTGAAAA GTATGAAGTGAGTGGATTTCCTACCTTGAAGTTCTTCCCAAAGGGAAACAAAGCCGGTGAAGATTATGGAGGTGGAAGAGACTTGGATGACTTTGTGGCTTTTATCAATGAAAAATCTGGAACACGTCGAGATTCAAAAGGACAGCTTACTTCTGAG GCTGGTATAGTAGAGAACTTAGACGTGTTGGTAAAGGAGTTTGTAGCTGCTAATGATGAAGAGAAGAAAGCCGTATTTGCCAAAATAGAAGAGGAAGTTGGGAAGCTTCAGGGTTCTTCTTCTAG ATACGGGAAGATTTACTTGAAAACTGCCAAGAGTTACCTGGAGAAAGGTTCTGACTATGCTAAGAAAGAAATCCAGCGCCTAGAGCGCATTCTTGAAAAG TCTATCAGCCCTGCTAAGGCTGATGAGTTCACTCTAAAGAAAAACATCTTGTCGACATATGATGCTTGA